The sequence ACGATTGGCGTTGCCACGACCGATGCCGACGGCACGATTCCGGTACTGACGACCTCGGCTTTACCGACCGGGGCAACATTCACGGATAATCTCGACGGTACCGGGACGTTCAACTGGACGCCGGATTTCACGCAGTCCCGCGACCATTTTGTCACGTTCTACGCTACAGATGACAGCGCGGCTGCTGACTCTGAGATTGTTACGATCACGGTCAACCAGGTGAACCTGGCCCCGGTGCTTGCGGCTATCGGTGCCAAGGCGGTTGCCGAGGACCAGTTGCTGACGTTCGGTGTCTCTGCGACCGATGCCGACGGCACGATTCCGGTGCTGACGACTTCGACTTTACCGACCGGGGCAACATTCACGGATAATCTCGACGGGACAGGGACGTTCAACTGGACGCCTGATTTCACTCAGTCCCGCGACCATTTTGTCACGTTCTATGCCACTGACGACAGTGCTGTCGTGGACTCTGAAGTCGTGACGATCACGGTCGGCCAGGTGAACGTGCCGCCGGTGCTTGCGGCCATTGGCGCCCGGACGATTGACGAGGGTCAGATCCTGGCGTTCGGTGTTTCGGCAACGGATGCCGACGGTATAATTCCGGTGCTGACAACCTCGGCTCTTCCGACCGGCGCCTCATTTACAGACAATCTTGACGGGACCGGTACGTTCAGCTGGACGCCTGACTATTCTCAGTCGGGCGACCACTTTGTAACGTTCTACGCCACGGACGACAGTGCGGCGGTGGATTCGGAGATCGTGACTATTACGGTTAACCAGGTCAACCTGCCGCCGGAGCTTGCGGTCATCGGCGCCCAGGTGGTCGACGAGGGTCAGTTGCTGACGTTCGGTGTGTCGGCGACCGATCCTGACGCGACGATCCCGGTGCTGACGACTTCGACGCTTCCGGCCGGTGCCCTGTTTGCGGATAATCTCGACGGCACCGGCACGTTTAGCTGGACGCCCGATTTCACCCAGTCCGGGCCGTACGACATTACATTCTACGCTACTGATGACAGCCTGGTCGTGGATTCCGAGTTGGTGATCGTCACCGTCAATCACGTGAATCTGCCGCCGGAGCTTGCTCTTATTGGTCCGCAGGCGGTCGCCGAGGGCGAGTTGCTGGCGTTCGTGACGTCGGCTTCGGACCCCGACGGCGATATACCGGTGATGACCAGCACGGCTTTGCCGGGCACGGCAACCTATATTGACAACGGCGACGGTACCGGCGCATTCAACTGGCAGACCACCTTCGCCGACTCCGGCTCCTACACGGTGACGTTTTACGCGACCGATGCCGTTGATCCGCTTGCCGTTGATTCCGAGGTGGTGACAATAAGTATTGGCGAGGTGGGCAACCACTCGCCGGTCCTGACCCCTATTGCCGACACTACCGTCGCGGAAGGCTCTAACCTGGCTTTCACGGTCACGGCGTCGGATTCCGATCTTGAGATTCCGTCACTTTCGGCCTCCGGCCTGCCGGCCAACGCCACCTTTACGGACAACCTTGACGGTACCGGCCTGTTCGACTTCAACCCGGATCTCACGCAATCAGGCGTTTATCCGGTCGTCTTCAAGGCCGTCGACGCCGCGCTCGAGGTCGACTCGGCAGTCGTACAGATCACCGTCACGGAGACGAATCAGCTTCCGGTGCTGGCCGCGATCGGCCCCCGGACGGTTCTCGAGAACGACACCCTGAGATTCCTCGTCAGTGCCACCGACGGAGACGGCACGGTGCCGCTCCTGACGACCGGTGTTCTGCCCGCCGGGGCGGTGTTCACTGACAGCCTTAACGGCAGCGGTTTGTTTGAGTGGGTGCCTGATTTCACGCAGGCCGCACCATACGACGTGATGTTCTACGCTACTGACGCCGTTTACGCGACTGACATTGATTCAGAGCTTGTTGTCGTAACCGTCGACGAGGCGGGTAACCAGCCGCCGGTGCTGGCGGCGATAGGGCCGCAGACGGTGGCCGAGGGCGACAGCCTGATTCTTACTATTACCGCGACCGATCCGGACGGGATTCCGCCGACTATGTTGGCTCTGGATGTCCCGGCTAACGCCACCTTCCTGGACAACGGCGACGGCACCGGCTTGTTCGAGTTCGGGCCGGACTTCTACCAGTCCGGACCGTACTCGGTGACTTTCATCGCCGATGACGGCCTGCTGGCCGACTCCGAGGTGGTCGATATCACCGTCAACGAGGTTGGCAACGTGCCGCCGGTCTTTGATCCCATCGCCGATACCACGGTGGCTGAAGGAGCGACCCTGGTCATGACCGTCAGCGCGGTTGACCCCGACGGCGGCACTATCTTCCCCGCCCTGTCGGTCAGTACCGCCCTGAACAATTACACCTTTGTGGACAACCATGACGGCACCGGAGCCTTTACTTACTCTCCCGACTTCGTGAGCGCCGGTGCAGATTCCGTGTTCTTCTTTGCCGTCGACTACGGGACTCCGCAGCAGAGTTCATCGGTCGGCATCGAGATCACGACCGCCGATGTCAATCAGCCGCCCGTGTGGGCCGAAGCCGGTCCGTTCGGCGTCTCCATCGGCGAAACCCTCGTGTTTACCGTGAGCGCTTCCGATACCACGGACCCGATTACGATACACCGTCTTTTCCTCTCGGTGCTGTCCACTCCGCCCAACGCCTCGTTTGCGGACAACGCGGACGGAACCGGAACCTTCACGTTCGCCCCGGACGCCTCGCAGGCGGGGCTGCTAACGGTCACCTTCCTTGCCGTGGATCTGGGCATTCCGATGCAGTCGGCGTCGCTGGCCGTGGACATTACGGTCGCGGTGGAGAACATTCCGCCCATACTGGATTCGATCGGTCCGCAGACGGTGGTCGAGGGTGACATTCTCCTGGTCAACGTGTCGGCCGCCGATCCGGACGGCCCGCCGCCGCAATTGCTCGCCGATAAGATGCCGAACAACTCCAGTTTCGACGATAACGGTGACGGCACGGGTGTCTTTACCTTCTTCCCGAACTACGTGCAAGCCGGTCTGGCCAGCGTGACGATAAAGGCCTACGACGGCTTTGCAATCGATAAAGAAGTTATCCTGATTCAGATATACGAGGCCGGCGACCAGGCTCCGGTGTTTGACTCCGTGCCGTCGGCGTCGGTCACTGAAGGCGAAACGGCGACGCTTGTCATCACCGCCTACGACCCGGACGAGATAGGTGTCAGTCTCTCCGCTGACGATGCCACCATGCCCGAGTTTGCCTCGTTCTCGGACGACGGTGGCGGTGTCGGTACCTTCACCCTGACGCCGTTGTTTGCCGATGCCGGCACGTACCCGATTGACGTGATCGCGGATGACGGCAGCATGGCCGATACCGTTACGGTCACCGTCACCGTCATTGAGGCCGGCAACCAGCATCCGTTCCTCGATCCAATAACCGCCGAGCAGACCATCCCTGAGAAGGCGACGGTGGCCTTTACCGTGACCGCCTACGACCTGGATGAGACCTTCCCCATCCTGTCGACCTCGCTGCTTCCGGCCAACGCCACGTTCACCGACAACAATGACGGCTCCGGTGACTTCTCCTTCACGCCCGACTTCGATCAGGAGGGCGTGCACGAAATCACCTTCTACGCCACCGATAACATCGAGACTGATTCGGCGCTGGTGACTATCACGGTCACGGACAATAACCAATTGCCGTTCGTTTACCCGACCGGCGGCCGGACCCTCTACGAAGGCGACACCCTCATCTACGAGGTTACGTCGTTCGATGCCGACGGCTCGACACCCTTTGTGGATGCGTTCCTGTCCGGTACGGCGGATTCGTTGCCGCCGAACATGACGTTTGTCGACAATCGGGACCTGACCGGTACCCTGACGTTTATGCCGGACTACCTGCAGGGCGGCCCGGCCAGCAACCCGGAGCTGTATAATATCGTGTTCAGCGTTGCTGACGAGCGGTATCCCACCGTGATCCAGACCTCCGGCACGGTGACCTTCCAGGTCATTGACCGTAACGCGCCTCCGGAAATCGCACTGCCTGACGGCCCCGGCCCCTATTCCGTGACGGAGGGAGCCACCCTCTCCTTTACCGTCGGGGCCACTGATCTCGATAGTTCGATGGATCCGTTGATTTTCGCCACCGACATACCGCCAAACGCCACGTTTGAGGGCACTTCGAGCATTAAGGAGTTCGTGTTCACTCCGGATTACACTCAGGCGGGCACCTATTTCGTGACGTTCTGGGCCTATGACGATGATGGTGACCTTGACACGGAGGTTGTGCAGATCGACGTGCTCGAAGCCGGGAACCAGGCCCCGGTCTTCACGTCCGTGCTCGAAGAGTTCAGAAATGTGCCGGTCAACACCCTGTCTCAGATTGTCGTGACCGCCGTCGATCCTGACCTGGATCCGGTGATACTGACGGCCGAGCCGATATGGGTGAACATGTACGCATCCTTTGTCGATGCCGGCAACGGCACCGGCACCTACTCCGTCATGCCTGATCCGCTCGACGTCGATTCCGTTTACCCGGTCAGTTTTGTGGTCACTGATCCTTCCGGTCTGACCGATACGATCACCACCAGCCTGAGGGTAGTGACGGTGCTCAGAGGCGACCTTGATGACAACAGCACCTATACGATGAACGACCTGGCCTGGCTGATCGCCTACCTGTTCCGGGATGGCCCGGTGCCGGCCACCGTGGAGGCGGCGGACGTTGACGGTGACGGCGACGTCAACGTCGGGGATGTCACCTACCTTATTAAATTCCTCTACTACTACGGTCCGGCGCCACCGAACTAATCGGTCGTCGGCAACTCCTCAGAGACTGCTCTGGCAGGACCGCCCCCGCAAGGGGGCGGTCCTGGTTTGGCTCCGATGGCCCCATCGAGGCCCCGGACCGCGCGGACCGCAGCCGAAACTTACCGCCGATGACGCGGCCTGCCGCAGAGTGCCTCCGGCACCCGGCGCCGCCGCCGGGCCGTGGTGAAGGCGGACTCTGAGCACGGCTGCCGGCCTGCAAACCGGCCGCCATTTGTCCCCAACCTTCCTTTTATTGGCCAGGCTCGGAGTTTTTTTATTGACTGCCCTGCCCGACGGGGGTATTGTTCGCCGGAGAAGCAATGTCTGCTTGAGGCAGGCCAATACCGCATGCGGTACGTGAGGAGGTGAGGCTTACTGAGACTAAGCTAAATGACGCTGAAATGGATTTTCAACTGAATGACGATGTGAATATGGATGGAGGCTCAGATCACATGAAGCTTAAATTGTTAATGGTCTTTTTTTCCATTTTGTTGCTAGCCGGAGCGGTTTCCGCCCAGGTAACGAGTGTGTCGATTGATACAGTGACTAATCTCTGGAACGTCGACACGCTTAAAGCCGGCGAAACCCACAAGGTATACATCCATCTGACCAACTTCAGTAGCTTCAGCTACAACGTCTCCAACGGTTTTGTCGTCTACTCGCCTGATGGCGCCGGTTGGTCCGGTCTTGCAGGCGGCTTTCTCCCGACGCTGACCAAGGCTGATAATTTCGATGTCGTTTACTCAATCAACGTCTTCGATACTGATGGTAGCAGGGACTCGGTCGGTTTCGCCGGCGCCGCGGGGGCGGATGGGGACGCGCTTTTTATAACCTTCGACGACACCGCGTGGACAGTGACCTTTACTACAAGCATCGAGGATACTACCAAGACAATCTGCATCGACAGTTGTGGTTTTGATCCGACTAACACATGGTCCTGGGCGCCTCGCCCCTCGGGCACGAAGATCAAACCGGACTGGTCGGGGCCGTATTGCTGGACGCTGTACAACGTTGTCACGGATGTACCTGACGGCGCGGCACCGCTGCCGGACAAATTCGCGCTGGCTCAGAACTATCCCAACCCCTTCAACCCCAAGACGGCCATAAAGTTTGACGTGCCGTATGAGACCCACGTCAAGCTGACCGTTTTCAACATGCTGGGCCAGGAGGTCATTACCCTGGTGGACGAGGTAGTGCCGCCGCAATTCGGCAAGCAGGTTGAATGGGACGGCCGTTCGGCTAGCGGCCGAACAGTGGCTTCAGGTGTGTATTTCTACAAGCTGGAGACCGACTCGTTCGTGCAGACCAGAAAGATGGCATTGCTCAAGTAACAACTTGGAATGAGCATCTTGGCAACCCCCCGTTCGCGGGGGGTTTTTTTATGCAGTAGAGACGACGAAGGCAATCCGGGCGGTGCGGGCAGGTTATGTTGCTTCATGGCAACGGGTTACAAGATTTTTATTGACATCATGGTCTGATTTAAGTATGATAATAACTCACCCTGCACTTGATGGCGTGTCGTAACCTCTTGATTTACAGGGAGTTATATGCTTGGAGTCATCGGTAACAAGTTCTCGATTGGCAAAGAAACGTACCAGCCCTTCGCGGCGGAACTGCATTATTTCAGAATCGACAAGCGGCACTGGTCCATCTGCTTTGAGCGGATCAAGCGAGCCGGATTCCGTATAATTGCCACCGCCGTGCCCTGGAATATTCACCAGGACGACTCCAAGCACATCGATTTCAACGGCTTTAATGATCCCCGTAAAGACCTCATCGTCTTTTTAGAGCTGGCCCGAGAGTTCGGCTTTAAGGTGATTCTCCGGCCCGGCCCCTGGGTGGGCGGACAACTAAGGCATGGAGGTCTGCCGAAGTTTCTGTTTAACGACATCAAGGTCTTTGCTCGTGATGCCCAGGGTCGGGAAATCAAGCTGCCGGACAGTTACGGGGTGGAAGGCGGCTTCCTGCCCAGTTACATGCACAAGACTTTTCAGTTTCACCTCAGGAGCTTTTTTCGGGCCCTGATTGAAACGACCAAGAACTATGTCCACCCGAGAGGTCCGGTATTCATGGTAGAGCTCGACTACGAGACTTCGTTCGGGCGGATACTCCAGCCGGACGGCGCTGACTTCAATCAGGATGTCCTTTCTGCCTACTACGGGCCGTTTCTCGAATCGATCTACGAGGATATCAAGAAGCTCAATGCCAGGTATCGGGAGAGAAATGCCGACTTTGCCGGCGTAGAGCCCCCCAGGCAGGTAGCAGGCCTGGCCCTGAAGGACTACCCCAAGGTGCTTGACTGGTTTCGCTTTCGTGAGCACATGCTCAGACAGTACCTCGAAATACTGGAAGATATTTTCAAATCCTATACGGTCGAGCCGCTCTTTTTCCGGTCGCTCTATTTTCAGTCCGGTGACCTGCTGCCGGCCTTCAACCTCGTTCCTGACGACAGATCACCCTTTCTGGGCGGCAATGTCTTCCCCGAAGGCACCTATTTCGACCTGGTGAACAAGGCGCGGTTTCTCAAGGCCGAGTATGGTTTTGCCTTTGCAACCTCCTTTACTTCCGGCATTGCCTCGTCCGACCCGGAGCGCGAGAGAGAGATATCACCCCTGAAGCCCAATGTGCGCCGGTTCTACTTCGCGGCCGGCCTAGCGGCCGGTTTCAAAGGGCTGAATCACTACATGTTTGTTGACCGGGACCACTGGTACGGGGCTCCGTTGCACAACGACGGTACGGTCTCGGAGGGTTACGAGACGGCCAAGAACTTCAATCTGGCCATCTCCTCGGTCGGGTTTGAAGAGATGGATGCCCGCCCTGAGATCGCTGTTCTCGGCAATCGTCTGTATTACTGGCTTCGCGAGACGGAGGGAGCCAAGCAGTTCGAGTACATTCGTCGCCTTATGGGCGAGTCCGTTGTCGGTTTCTGCCGGGATCTGCTGCGGCTCAAGCTGCCGTACGGTATTCGTGAGAACCGTGAATGGGACACCATGAGCCAGTTCAAGCTGCTCTTCGTTCCGACCGCCGAGATTATGGCTCAGAGGGATCAGGAAGCCCTGGTCGAACTGGCCAAATCCGGCGTCACCCTCGTGCTGTGCGGTCTTATGCCGAAGTACGATGAGAATTTCAGGGACTGTCAGGTGTTGGCCAATCACTTCCGCATCAAGACGACGGTTGACTGCCGGATCGGGACGATCGCGCACAAAACTGATTCGTTCATCAGCAACGTGTACGGCTCCATTCGCTCCGTCGACGACGCCAAGGTCAGGAAACTGTGCAGATCGGAGAACAAGATCGTAGGCGTCTGTTCCACCCGGGCCAAGGGACATGTTTACATGTTCAGCTTCGACGTCGCCTCCGGTGGAAATCACAAGAAGCTCTCCTTTGTGGAGTCGATCCTGGCCGGAGAGAAAATCACCAGCTACGTTCAGTGCAATGACCCCTCGGTGGATGTCTCCTTTCAAATGGGTGCCAAAAAGGGCATTCTGTTCGTGGTTGTGCCCCCCCCGGGAGAACTGTCGGACGGTCTGGATTCCCAGCGCAAGGAAGTGATTGTCCAGGCGGACCTCAAACGGCTCGGTTTCTCCGCTGCTAAGCTCAAGCTGACCAACATCCTGCAAGGCGAAGAGGCCAAGCCCATCAGGACCACCGCCCACGATCTCAAAGTCGGTATGCCGTTGGAGGTTGACTACCCCGATGGTCTCATTTTCCTGGTTGAGAAGCGGTAGCATACCCTCACCGCCGGCCGCCCGCAGCCTCTCGTTGTCCCGGCTCCGCCCGATAAAGCCTGCGGTGCATAACTGCCTGCCTGCTTTGCTTTTGCTCCTGGCAGCAGTCACCCTGGCCTGCAATTCCGTCAATGTCAGCCCGCTGTACCGGCATGGGGCTGTCGCGACCACCTCGCCGGTCGCCTCTGAAGTCGGACGCCAGGTGTTCATCGACGGCGGTAACGCCTATGACGTTGCCGTGGCGGTGGGGTTTGCGCTGGCCGTTGCTTACCCGCAGGCGGGCAATCTTGGGGGCGGCGGCTTTGCCGTGGTGCGCGACGGCCGTTCCGGCCGGATTCAAGCTCTGGATTTCCGCGAAACCGCCCCCGGTTCCGCCGACGAAACCATGTACTTGGACGATACCGGTGCAGTCATACCCGGCCTGTCCACCTATGGGGCCAGGGCCTGTGGCGTGCCCGGAAGCGTAGCCGGTCTTTACGAACTCTGGAGAGATCGCGGCGCTCTGGAGTGGTCCGATCTCGTCCTGAGGGCGGCCCGGTTGGCCGATACAGGCTTTCTTATCGATGAATTCCTGGCTGGGGCTCTAAGCTCTTATCGTGTCGAACTCTCCAGCTTTCCGGAGACGGCGGCGATCTTTCTGCCCGGCGGGGCCCTGTTGAAACCCGGGGACAGGCTGGTGCAGAAAGACCTGGCCCGAACCCTGTATCGGATAGCCGAGGAGGGCCCGGGCGCCTTCTACCAGGGTCCCATTGCCGTCCTCATAGACTCCTGCATGCGCCGTCACGGGGGCCTGATCACCCTGTCCGACCTGCAGAGCTACGTTCCGGTCTGGCGGGAGCCGGTTCACTTCGTATTTGACTCCCTTGACGTCTACTCGTCACCTCCTCCGAGTTCCGGTGGTATTGCCGTCGGCCAGATCCTCACGCTCCTCGAACCGTACGACTTCTCCCGGTACAATCCGGCGTCGCCCGAGTACATGCACTTGTTCTGTGAGGCCTCGCGACTCGTCTTTGCCGACCGTGCCGAGCACCTCGGGGATCCGGGATTCTATGACGTCCCCGAGGGCCTTGTAAGCGAGGCCTACCTGGCCGCCCGACGCGAGCTGATCCAGGCCGGGCGTGCCGGATCGTCGCAGAACGTTGCGGCCGGACGCCCCCCGCACGGTGAGTCCGATGAGACGACGCACTATTCAGTATGTGACGGCGATGGTAACATGGTGGCGGTCACGACGACAATAAACACGAGCTTTGGGTCGAAGCTGGTGGTTGAAGGGGCCGGGTTTCTGCTCAACAACGAAATGGACGACTTCGCAATCAAGCCCGGCTTCGCCAATACCTACGGACTGGTCGGCAGCGAAGCGAACAAGATCGAGCCGGGCAAGCGGATGCTGTCGTCAATGGCCCCTACGCTGGTGCTCAGGCAGGGCGAGCCGTTCCTGATCACGGGTTCGCCGGGGGGCTCGAGAATCATCACCACGGTGGCGCAGAGCATATTGAACTACACGCGATTCGGGCTGCCGCTGGCCGATGCGATCGCGCGGCCGCGCTTCCACCATCAATGGTTGCCGGACGTCGTTTACCTGGAGGAGGGCGGGTATGACGTCGCGGTCATGCAGACGTTGATCAAGTATGGGCATAATCTCGAAGAGCGGTCGGCGTACGGCGACCTGCAGATGATAGCGGTGGATGCCGGCGGTTTTATGCAGGCGGCGTCGGATC comes from Acidobacteriota bacterium and encodes:
- a CDS encoding Ig-like domain-containing protein, with product MKKVDCNIYGGAAVRFNSKYLRTSLFPGLVFLIVLTWSSSAFAQGSIFGGVSNSDASTPTNGEISFVGFLDDTDEEIRIETSDGAGYDNGNWFDDFQNYLTEAPFNPYDYYFYNVVNGEGYHLSGLIPNNSFQQEDVTLAPDGWPAMPVGLTGSALSSSRVLVEWNGVPGLTYHVYRRLSSSNGSFFRLDNAAGDLADPGVTDSFFVDNTVDGVSSYDYFIIAENASAGYSPHSALIVINSASPVAPAIASVDPDNGPAVGGTPFNVYGSGFDPGGVSVQIGTSTPVAGTVISPYHVTATTAPGTIGAADVTVTNDASSLISNALAGAFTYNANAVPVLAAIGPESIDEGQLLSFGVSASDPDGTIPVLTTSAPPTGASFTDNLDGTGTFTWTPDFTQSGDYFVTFYATDDSLAVDSEIVTITVNHVNLAPVLAAIGGRTVDEGQPLTIGVATTDADGTIPVLTTSALPTGATFTDNLDGTGTFNWTPDFTQSRDHFVTFYATDDSAAADSEIVTITVNQVNLAPVLAAIGAKAVAEDQLLTFGVSATDADGTIPVLTTSTLPTGATFTDNLDGTGTFNWTPDFTQSRDHFVTFYATDDSAVVDSEVVTITVGQVNVPPVLAAIGARTIDEGQILAFGVSATDADGIIPVLTTSALPTGASFTDNLDGTGTFSWTPDYSQSGDHFVTFYATDDSAAVDSEIVTITVNQVNLPPELAVIGAQVVDEGQLLTFGVSATDPDATIPVLTTSTLPAGALFADNLDGTGTFSWTPDFTQSGPYDITFYATDDSLVVDSELVIVTVNHVNLPPELALIGPQAVAEGELLAFVTSASDPDGDIPVMTSTALPGTATYIDNGDGTGAFNWQTTFADSGSYTVTFYATDAVDPLAVDSEVVTISIGEVGNHSPVLTPIADTTVAEGSNLAFTVTASDSDLEIPSLSASGLPANATFTDNLDGTGLFDFNPDLTQSGVYPVVFKAVDAALEVDSAVVQITVTETNQLPVLAAIGPRTVLENDTLRFLVSATDGDGTVPLLTTGVLPAGAVFTDSLNGSGLFEWVPDFTQAAPYDVMFYATDAVYATDIDSELVVVTVDEAGNQPPVLAAIGPQTVAEGDSLILTITATDPDGIPPTMLALDVPANATFLDNGDGTGLFEFGPDFYQSGPYSVTFIADDGLLADSEVVDITVNEVGNVPPVFDPIADTTVAEGATLVMTVSAVDPDGGTIFPALSVSTALNNYTFVDNHDGTGAFTYSPDFVSAGADSVFFFAVDYGTPQQSSSVGIEITTADVNQPPVWAEAGPFGVSIGETLVFTVSASDTTDPITIHRLFLSVLSTPPNASFADNADGTGTFTFAPDASQAGLLTVTFLAVDLGIPMQSASLAVDITVAVENIPPILDSIGPQTVVEGDILLVNVSAADPDGPPPQLLADKMPNNSSFDDNGDGTGVFTFFPNYVQAGLASVTIKAYDGFAIDKEVILIQIYEAGDQAPVFDSVPSASVTEGETATLVITAYDPDEIGVSLSADDATMPEFASFSDDGGGVGTFTLTPLFADAGTYPIDVIADDGSMADTVTVTVTVIEAGNQHPFLDPITAEQTIPEKATVAFTVTAYDLDETFPILSTSLLPANATFTDNNDGSGDFSFTPDFDQEGVHEITFYATDNIETDSALVTITVTDNNQLPFVYPTGGRTLYEGDTLIYEVTSFDADGSTPFVDAFLSGTADSLPPNMTFVDNRDLTGTLTFMPDYLQGGPASNPELYNIVFSVADERYPTVIQTSGTVTFQVIDRNAPPEIALPDGPGPYSVTEGATLSFTVGATDLDSSMDPLIFATDIPPNATFEGTSSIKEFVFTPDYTQAGTYFVTFWAYDDDGDLDTEVVQIDVLEAGNQAPVFTSVLEEFRNVPVNTLSQIVVTAVDPDLDPVILTAEPIWVNMYASFVDAGNGTGTYSVMPDPLDVDSVYPVSFVVTDPSGLTDTITTSLRVVTVLRGDLDDNSTYTMNDLAWLIAYLFRDGPVPATVEAADVDGDGDVNVGDVTYLIKFLYYYGPAPPN
- a CDS encoding T9SS type A sorting domain-containing protein, coding for MSIDTVTNLWNVDTLKAGETHKVYIHLTNFSSFSYNVSNGFVVYSPDGAGWSGLAGGFLPTLTKADNFDVVYSINVFDTDGSRDSVGFAGAAGADGDALFITFDDTAWTVTFTTSIEDTTKTICIDSCGFDPTNTWSWAPRPSGTKIKPDWSGPYCWTLYNVVTDVPDGAAPLPDKFALAQNYPNPFNPKTAIKFDVPYETHVKLTVFNMLGQEVITLVDEVVPPQFGKQVEWDGRSASGRTVASGVYFYKLETDSFVQTRKMALLK
- a CDS encoding beta-galactosidase produces the protein MLGVIGNKFSIGKETYQPFAAELHYFRIDKRHWSICFERIKRAGFRIIATAVPWNIHQDDSKHIDFNGFNDPRKDLIVFLELAREFGFKVILRPGPWVGGQLRHGGLPKFLFNDIKVFARDAQGREIKLPDSYGVEGGFLPSYMHKTFQFHLRSFFRALIETTKNYVHPRGPVFMVELDYETSFGRILQPDGADFNQDVLSAYYGPFLESIYEDIKKLNARYRERNADFAGVEPPRQVAGLALKDYPKVLDWFRFREHMLRQYLEILEDIFKSYTVEPLFFRSLYFQSGDLLPAFNLVPDDRSPFLGGNVFPEGTYFDLVNKARFLKAEYGFAFATSFTSGIASSDPEREREISPLKPNVRRFYFAAGLAAGFKGLNHYMFVDRDHWYGAPLHNDGTVSEGYETAKNFNLAISSVGFEEMDARPEIAVLGNRLYYWLRETEGAKQFEYIRRLMGESVVGFCRDLLRLKLPYGIRENREWDTMSQFKLLFVPTAEIMAQRDQEALVELAKSGVTLVLCGLMPKYDENFRDCQVLANHFRIKTTVDCRIGTIAHKTDSFISNVYGSIRSVDDAKVRKLCRSENKIVGVCSTRAKGHVYMFSFDVASGGNHKKLSFVESILAGEKITSYVQCNDPSVDVSFQMGAKKGILFVVVPPPGELSDGLDSQRKEVIVQADLKRLGFSAAKLKLTNILQGEEAKPIRTTAHDLKVGMPLEVDYPDGLIFLVEKR
- the ggt gene encoding gamma-glutamyltransferase, which translates into the protein MLLAAVTLACNSVNVSPLYRHGAVATTSPVASEVGRQVFIDGGNAYDVAVAVGFALAVAYPQAGNLGGGGFAVVRDGRSGRIQALDFRETAPGSADETMYLDDTGAVIPGLSTYGARACGVPGSVAGLYELWRDRGALEWSDLVLRAARLADTGFLIDEFLAGALSSYRVELSSFPETAAIFLPGGALLKPGDRLVQKDLARTLYRIAEEGPGAFYQGPIAVLIDSCMRRHGGLITLSDLQSYVPVWREPVHFVFDSLDVYSSPPPSSGGIAVGQILTLLEPYDFSRYNPASPEYMHLFCEASRLVFADRAEHLGDPGFYDVPEGLVSEAYLAARRELIQAGRAGSSQNVAAGRPPHGESDETTHYSVCDGDGNMVAVTTTINTSFGSKLVVEGAGFLLNNEMDDFAIKPGFANTYGLVGSEANKIEPGKRMLSSMAPTLVLRQGEPFLITGSPGGSRIITTVAQSILNYTRFGLPLADAIARPRFHHQWLPDVVYLEEGGYDVAVMQTLIKYGHNLEERSAYGDLQMIAVDAGGFMQAASDPRQGGAPAGY